The Coleofasciculus sp. FACHB-T130 genome includes a region encoding these proteins:
- a CDS encoding FxLYD domain-containing protein, with amino-acid sequence MQKTLTLTISFWIASIFFGNHQSSGNSWITNLQAASASSSEIDMPFCYMQTSDGRTLDLTQLCGQKPQVIIADQTSDGDILTGRIINETQKTVHSIEVTYNVVGLDGKVIKSSSVNAEPSTLNPGQSGSFKVHTIIGDGKLRATSVNWKE; translated from the coding sequence ATGCAAAAAACCCTTACTTTAACAATTTCCTTCTGGATTGCTTCGATTTTCTTCGGCAATCATCAATCTTCTGGCAATTCATGGATTACCAATTTACAAGCTGCGAGTGCCTCATCTTCCGAGATCGATATGCCCTTTTGCTATATGCAGACATCGGATGGCAGAACCTTAGACCTCACCCAACTATGCGGTCAAAAACCACAAGTCATCATCGCAGACCAAACATCTGATGGGGATATTTTGACGGGTCGCATCATCAACGAAACCCAAAAAACAGTTCATTCGATTGAAGTCACCTATAACGTTGTTGGATTAGATGGCAAGGTGATTAAAAGTAGTTCTGTCAATGCAGAACCCTCCACGCTAAATCCAGGACAAAGCGGCTCTTTCAAAGTTCACACGATTATCGGTGATGGCAAATTGAGAGCAACATCTGTTAATTGGAAAGAGTAA
- a CDS encoding class I SAM-dependent methyltransferase, which yields MTTLTLDQTKAEAFAERMLDILNSGAIALMTSIGHRTGLFDRMAELPPSTSQQIADAAGLNERYVREWLGAMVTGGFVEYNPAKNTYDLPLEHAAFLTRASSPDNIAAFSQYIPLLGSVEEQIIDCFYKGGGVPYSAFKRFHQVMAEDSGQTVVAALNDHILPLIPGLIEVLKEGINVLDVGCGSGRAITKMAKEFPNSRFTGYDFSEEAIAIAQTEVQRLNLANIRFQVKDAATLDEVEKYDFIATFDAIHDQAKPDVVLRGIAQALRFDGVYLMQDIRASSYVGGNLDHPAGPLLYTISCMHCMTVSLAAGGMGLGAMWGQEKALEMLEDAGFTSVEIKQLAHDFQNNYYIVRKN from the coding sequence ATGACAACACTTACCCTAGACCAAACAAAAGCAGAAGCGTTTGCCGAACGGATGCTTGACATTCTCAACAGTGGCGCGATCGCTCTGATGACGTCTATCGGTCACAGAACTGGGCTATTTGACAGGATGGCTGAACTACCGCCTTCTACAAGCCAACAGATTGCAGACGCAGCGGGGTTGAATGAGCGGTACGTGCGCGAATGGTTGGGAGCAATGGTTACGGGTGGCTTTGTGGAATACAATCCAGCTAAGAATACCTACGATTTGCCTCTAGAACACGCCGCATTCTTAACGCGGGCTTCCAGTCCTGACAACATTGCGGCATTTTCCCAATACATCCCTTTGTTAGGAAGTGTTGAGGAGCAAATCATCGACTGCTTTTACAAGGGTGGTGGGGTTCCCTATTCTGCTTTCAAGCGTTTTCATCAAGTGATGGCGGAAGATAGCGGTCAAACGGTCGTTGCGGCGCTGAATGACCACATTTTGCCCTTAATTCCCGGACTGATTGAGGTACTTAAGGAGGGAATTAATGTGCTGGATGTGGGGTGTGGGAGTGGTCGTGCCATCACCAAAATGGCGAAGGAATTTCCGAATAGTCGGTTTACAGGCTACGACTTCTCAGAAGAAGCGATCGCGATCGCGCAAACCGAAGTCCAACGCCTCAATCTTGCAAATATCCGCTTTCAAGTAAAAGATGCTGCCACTTTAGATGAAGTGGAGAAATATGATTTCATCGCTACCTTTGATGCAATTCACGACCAAGCTAAGCCCGATGTAGTTTTGCGAGGAATTGCTCAAGCACTGCGCTTCGATGGTGTTTATTTGATGCAAGATATTCGCGCTTCCAGCTATGTGGGTGGCAATCTCGATCATCCGGCAGGGCCGTTACTTTACACCATTTCTTGTATGCACTGCATGACTGTATCGCTTGCCGCAGGAGGCATGGGGCTTGGTGCCATGTGGGGTCAGGAGAAAGCATTGGAAATGCTGGAAGATGCCGGTTTCACTAGCGTGGAAATCAAGCAACTCGCTCATGATTTTCAGAACAATTACTACATTGTGCGGAAGAATTAA
- a CDS encoding acyl-CoA dehydrogenase family protein, which yields MTTLLNRIELKDYAAIATALSQELAASAVERDRQAGIPHEEVRRLRESGLLPLVVPREYGGIGATWVEAYKVLQEIAKADGSTGQLYCNQLILSVVGQVSGTPAQAERYYRATAQNHLFWGNAFNTRDTRLKIEPEGDRFRVNGTKSFGTGVAAADIRVFAAVQDGVDHPIAFILPKDREGIVYNNDWDNMGQRCTASGSFTFHNVLVNPDEILGPPPSPEGAFSTLLFVVNQLAKTHVYLGIAEGALEAARDYTTTMTRPWMTSGVDRASKDPYILQHYGELWTELKAAIALCRQAAQQVQTAWEKGQALTHEERGEVAIAVYTAKAFTTKVGLDITTRIFEVMGARSTAAKYGFDRYWRDLRTFTLHDPVDYKLRDIGNWVLNQELPMISQYS from the coding sequence ATGACTACATTACTAAACCGCATCGAATTGAAAGATTATGCAGCGATCGCAACTGCTCTCTCCCAAGAATTGGCAGCGAGTGCCGTTGAGCGCGATCGCCAAGCAGGTATCCCCCATGAAGAAGTACGACGGTTGCGGGAATCGGGACTGTTACCTCTGGTTGTACCGCGAGAATATGGCGGTATTGGCGCAACCTGGGTAGAAGCTTACAAGGTTCTTCAGGAAATTGCTAAAGCAGATGGTTCTACGGGGCAACTCTACTGCAATCAGCTAATCTTATCAGTGGTGGGTCAGGTGAGCGGCACCCCTGCTCAAGCCGAACGCTACTATCGAGCCACTGCCCAGAATCACTTGTTTTGGGGTAATGCATTTAACACGCGAGACACTCGCCTCAAAATTGAGCCAGAAGGCGATCGCTTCCGGGTAAATGGAACTAAGAGCTTTGGCACCGGAGTGGCAGCAGCGGATATTCGTGTATTCGCCGCCGTGCAAGACGGGGTCGATCATCCGATTGCCTTTATCCTTCCCAAGGATCGAGAAGGCATTGTCTACAACAACGACTGGGACAATATGGGACAACGCTGCACCGCTAGCGGTAGTTTCACCTTCCACAACGTCCTCGTGAACCCGGATGAAATTCTCGGCCCACCTCCATCTCCAGAGGGTGCCTTTTCTACCCTCTTGTTCGTGGTGAATCAGTTGGCGAAAACCCATGTCTATCTGGGAATTGCCGAAGGTGCCTTGGAAGCGGCAAGGGATTACACGACGACCATGACTCGACCCTGGATGACCTCAGGCGTCGATCGGGCATCGAAAGATCCCTACATTTTGCAGCACTATGGTGAACTATGGACTGAGCTAAAGGCAGCGATCGCGCTCTGCCGTCAGGCAGCGCAGCAGGTACAGACGGCATGGGAAAAGGGACAGGCGCTCACTCATGAGGAACGGGGTGAAGTTGCGATCGCTGTTTATACTGCTAAAGCTTTTACCACTAAAGTTGGCTTGGATATCACCACCCGCATCTTTGAAGTCATGGGCGCTCGTTCCACTGCTGCGAAATACGGCTTCGACCGCTACTGGCGCGATTTGCGGACGTTTACCCTGCATGACCCAGTGGACTATAAGCTGCGGGATATTGGCAATTGGGTTCTCAATCAGGAACTGCCAATGATATCGCAGTATTCCTAA
- a CDS encoding GDSL-type esterase/lipase family protein — MGDPYLLAVSLLSGGQIAAPPPPVLPPQPDNLLALWHSSESSTFEPLVAQKIVPTIEITSPEFSQQLISQTNPFQGTDTLTITTALAPTAAQAATELKPSLQAKLKPDTATTKPASGSQLFYQRLAALKAGKIYTRLPVDSFQSYWANQAGTKALALQKPSYEQWKRLLAKEARAVSQGQGSNRLSVLVGDSLSLWFPQERLPGGSLWLNQGISGDNSRGILKRLSAFSQTRPDVIYVLAGINDLRQGATDETILDNLRQIVRRLRQEHPRSSVIVQSILPTRINTIPNRRIRNLNQQLAILAQQQGAGYLDIHSRFSDVEGNLRVDLTTDGLHLSGRGYEVWQSALQQAESVIALNRNNVRADNSVKRSRLSDLSGLN, encoded by the coding sequence ATGGGCGATCCTTATCTGTTGGCGGTAAGTTTGTTAAGCGGCGGGCAAATAGCCGCCCCGCCCCCACCCGTGCTACCTCCACAGCCTGACAACCTGTTAGCGTTATGGCATTCCAGTGAGTCGAGTACCTTTGAGCCACTGGTGGCTCAGAAAATCGTCCCGACCATTGAAATCACCTCTCCGGAATTTAGCCAGCAGTTGATTTCGCAGACTAATCCTTTCCAGGGGACTGACACACTAACCATTACTACAGCCTTAGCACCGACAGCAGCTCAAGCCGCGACAGAACTGAAACCCTCCCTACAAGCGAAGCTGAAACCGGATACAGCAACGACAAAACCGGCATCTGGCAGTCAACTTTTTTACCAAAGATTAGCTGCTCTGAAAGCAGGCAAGATTTATACTCGTCTACCTGTTGATAGCTTTCAGTCATACTGGGCGAACCAAGCAGGTACTAAAGCACTGGCTTTACAAAAACCTAGCTATGAACAGTGGAAACGCCTACTGGCAAAGGAAGCGAGAGCAGTTTCTCAAGGTCAAGGTTCCAACCGTCTTTCCGTATTAGTGGGAGATTCTCTCTCATTGTGGTTTCCCCAAGAACGTCTTCCTGGGGGGAGTTTGTGGCTGAATCAGGGAATTTCTGGGGATAATTCCCGTGGCATCTTGAAAAGATTGTCTGCTTTTTCCCAAACTCGTCCCGATGTTATTTACGTTTTAGCTGGCATCAACGATTTACGCCAAGGTGCAACGGATGAAACAATTCTCGATAATCTTCGCCAAATTGTTCGCCGCTTACGACAAGAGCATCCTCGCAGCTCAGTCATCGTGCAATCCATTCTTCCCACCCGGATCAACACCATCCCAAACCGCCGAATTCGTAACCTTAACCAACAACTGGCTATCCTTGCTCAACAACAGGGTGCAGGCTATCTAGATATTCACTCTCGCTTTAGCGATGTTGAAGGAAATTTGCGTGTGGACTTAACGACGGATGGGCTACATTTGAGCGGTCGAGGATATGAAGTTTGGCAATCGGCACTCCAACAGGCAGAATCGGTAATTGCGCTGAATCGGAATAATGTGCGTGCTGATAACTCAGTAAAGCGATCGCGCCTCTCTGATCTATCTGGATTAAATTAA
- a CDS encoding site-2 protease family protein: MFTGSETTATVLIVLVALGILGWGFYRAKSFGKLGILAWLQSVVLMSPWLLFFGLFAAGIYLNLVSILFMLIASAGLYIFIGNKLRAAGQDAILRERVLKMVQESNPIEDTAEENGGETAAATPKEATNPVSQEVVPIPDEDLKNIQGIFGIDTFFATESIPYQEGAIFKGNLRGEPAAVHSRLSASLHERLGDRYRLFLVENPEEKPVVIVLPSTNDPKPATLPQNILAGVLVVATIAASLETAGIFLGFDFFSNPSRFGEVLPISAGIWVILVTHELGHWFLARRHNIRLSFPFFIPSAQIGSFGAITRFESLLPNRTVLFDIALAGPAAGGIVSLLMLIVGLILSHEGSLFKVPSEFFQGSILVGTLARVVLGSSLQQTLVDVHPLTIIGWLGLVVTAFNLMPAGMLDGGRIVQAIYGRQIARRATVATLILLGIISLVNPTNPLLLYWAIVILFLQRGLERPSLNEISEPDDARAALGLLALFLTVATLLPLTPGLAGRLGIGG; encoded by the coding sequence ATGTTTACTGGATCGGAAACTACGGCGACAGTTTTAATTGTGCTGGTGGCTTTAGGCATCCTGGGTTGGGGCTTCTACCGTGCCAAGTCATTCGGCAAACTCGGCATCTTAGCTTGGTTGCAGTCAGTGGTGTTGATGTCTCCCTGGCTGTTGTTTTTTGGATTGTTCGCGGCGGGGATTTATCTCAACCTGGTGAGCATCTTGTTTATGTTGATAGCCTCCGCTGGGTTGTACATCTTCATCGGAAATAAACTGCGAGCAGCCGGTCAGGATGCCATACTGCGGGAGCGGGTCTTGAAAATGGTGCAAGAATCCAACCCGATAGAAGATACTGCTGAGGAAAATGGGGGAGAGACAGCGGCGGCGACGCCAAAAGAGGCGACCAATCCCGTCTCCCAAGAAGTGGTTCCCATTCCAGATGAAGACTTGAAAAACATCCAAGGAATTTTTGGCATTGATACCTTCTTTGCCACCGAAAGCATTCCTTATCAGGAAGGAGCCATCTTCAAGGGAAATCTGCGGGGAGAACCTGCGGCGGTTCATTCCCGCTTGTCTGCGAGTTTGCACGAGAGATTGGGCGATCGCTATCGGCTATTTTTAGTAGAAAATCCGGAAGAGAAGCCGGTGGTGATTGTTCTCCCCAGCACCAACGATCCGAAACCAGCAACCTTACCGCAGAACATCTTGGCAGGCGTTCTCGTCGTGGCGACCATTGCCGCTAGCTTAGAGACGGCGGGAATTTTCCTCGGCTTTGATTTCTTCAGCAACCCAAGCCGCTTTGGAGAAGTTCTGCCCATCAGTGCCGGAATCTGGGTGATTTTAGTGACTCACGAACTCGGTCACTGGTTCCTCGCTCGTCGTCACAATATTCGCCTAAGTTTTCCTTTTTTCATCCCATCCGCACAGATTGGCTCGTTTGGGGCGATTACTCGGTTTGAATCGCTATTACCCAATCGCACAGTGCTGTTTGATATCGCTTTAGCTGGCCCTGCTGCTGGTGGCATTGTTTCCCTATTGATGCTAATCGTCGGTTTAATTCTTTCCCACGAAGGCAGTCTATTTAAGGTGCCATCGGAGTTTTTCCAGGGATCAATTTTGGTGGGTACTCTAGCACGGGTTGTCCTTGGTTCTAGTCTTCAGCAAACCCTGGTTGATGTCCACCCCCTGACGATTATCGGTTGGCTGGGTTTGGTGGTAACAGCGTTCAACTTGATGCCAGCGGGAATGCTCGATGGGGGTCGAATCGTCCAGGCAATCTACGGACGCCAAATCGCTCGACGCGCTACCGTCGCCACGTTAATTTTGCTGGGAATTATCTCTCTGGTGAATCCGACGAATCCTTTGCTGCTGTACTGGGCGATTGTAATTCTGTTCTTGCAACGGGGTCTAGAACGCCCTAGCTTGAATGAGATTTCCGAACCCGATGATGCGCGAGCTGCTTTGGGGCTGTTGGCTCTGTTTTTAACAGTGGCAACTCTCCTCCCTCTCACTCCAGGCTTAGCGGGACGCTTGGGCATTGGGGGATAG
- a CDS encoding WG repeat-containing protein produces the protein MLFKKLEDKNFSQLIRLGLIAIALGIVPLTAFTACVSPLKSTQQSSQASSPSLAPQNDKTGDRVIKPQFEAAENFSEGLAVVTINGKKGYIDKTGNIVIKPQFDFAEKFEQGMAAAKIGNQFGYIDKTGKMVVINPPFEQVLQFSEGLAPTSIGGKWGYIDTNRNLVIKPQFAAAQNFSEGLASVRIGNQEGYIDKTGKIVIKPQYKQAYPFKEGRAAVFDNKLKIGFIDTTGNLVIKPQFDGTNDGFSQGLAPVAMGSKIPQRWGYIDKTGKFVIQPQFEYASPFSQNEDLAAVTVDKKTGYIDKTGKLILPPQSHYAGSFEDGVALISMDGKYGYMDKTGKIVIPPQFNEVRDRGGFSEGLIAVEIGGKYGYMDKTGKTVIQPQFDAAGSFQEGLAPVKIGNQWGYISR, from the coding sequence ATGCTATTTAAAAAGTTAGAAGATAAGAATTTTAGTCAGTTAATTAGACTGGGATTAATCGCGATCGCCTTGGGCATCGTTCCTCTTACCGCCTTTACCGCCTGTGTCAGTCCCCTAAAATCCACCCAGCAATCCTCTCAAGCTTCTTCACCGTCTTTAGCGCCACAAAATGACAAAACAGGCGATCGCGTCATCAAGCCGCAATTTGAAGCTGCTGAAAACTTCTCAGAAGGGCTGGCAGTCGTCACGATTAACGGAAAAAAAGGTTATATCGATAAGACTGGCAATATTGTCATTAAGCCGCAGTTTGATTTTGCTGAAAAATTTGAACAAGGAATGGCAGCCGCGAAAATCGGCAATCAGTTCGGCTATATCGACAAGACTGGAAAAATGGTGGTTATCAATCCACCATTTGAGCAAGTTTTACAATTTTCAGAAGGACTTGCGCCAACCAGTATTGGCGGCAAGTGGGGCTATATCGACACGAACCGCAATCTGGTTATTAAACCGCAGTTTGCTGCTGCTCAGAACTTTTCAGAAGGGTTGGCATCTGTCAGAATTGGCAATCAAGAAGGCTATATTGACAAGACAGGCAAAATAGTTATTAAACCGCAGTATAAACAAGCTTATCCCTTTAAAGAAGGGCGGGCAGCGGTATTTGATAATAAGTTAAAGATAGGCTTTATTGATACAACAGGTAATCTAGTCATCAAACCCCAATTTGATGGGACAAATGATGGTTTTTCCCAAGGGCTAGCACCTGTAGCAATGGGCAGTAAAATTCCTCAGCGTTGGGGTTATATTGACAAAACTGGGAAGTTTGTTATCCAGCCGCAATTTGAGTACGCTTCTCCCTTTTCCCAAAACGAAGATTTAGCAGCAGTAACAGTTGACAAAAAGACTGGCTATATCGATAAAACTGGGAAGTTAATTCTCCCGCCGCAGTCTCATTATGCGGGGAGTTTTGAGGATGGAGTGGCACTTATCTCAATGGATGGTAAATATGGCTATATGGACAAAACCGGAAAAATTGTGATTCCGCCGCAGTTTAATGAAGTACGCGATCGCGGTGGTTTTTCCGAAGGACTAATCGCGGTAGAAATTGGCGGGAAGTATGGATATATGGACAAAACTGGCAAAACAGTTATTCAGCCACAATTTGATGCGGCTGGTTCCTTTCAAGAGGGGCTAGCACCCGTAAAAATTGGCAATCAGTGGGGCTATATCAGCCGCTAA
- a CDS encoding NAD+ synthase translates to MKIAIAQLNPTIGNLTGNAQQILEAARQATQQGARLLLTPELSLCGYPPRDLLLNPGFVESMARVLQQLAEDLPPNLAVLVGTVDPNPEAHAAGGKPLFNSIACLEQGKIQQIFHKRLLPSYDVFDEYRYFEPGLQPNSFTIDNLRIGVTICEDLWNDEEFWGKRSYAVNPIADLAQLGVDLVVNLSASPYSVGKHHLREAMLRHSTVRYRQPSIYINQVGGNDDLIFDGSSFALNHAGEVVCRALRFETDLVLLEFDEEKRDLISPSATGDNGGVAPLAASEDEEIWAALVLGVRDYARKCGFSKVTLGLSGGVDSALVAAIASAALGAENVFGVLMPSPYSSDHSVEDALKLAQKLGIATQTLAIGQLMQGYDQTLEHLFAGTSFGLAEENIQSRIRGNLLMAIANKFGYLLLSTGNKSEMAVGYCTLYGDMNGGLAVIADVPKTRVYSLCNWLNRNGEIIPTNILTKPPSAELKPGQVDQDSLPSYDILDDILQRLIHEHQSTAQIIDAGHDPVVVNKVMQLVARAEFKRRQAPPGLKITDRAFGTGWRMPIASRWSAIA, encoded by the coding sequence ATGAAAATTGCGATCGCTCAACTCAACCCCACAATTGGCAACCTCACCGGCAATGCCCAACAAATTCTAGAGGCGGCAAGACAGGCAACTCAGCAAGGTGCCCGTTTGTTGCTGACGCCGGAACTCTCTTTGTGCGGCTATCCGCCACGAGATTTGCTGCTGAATCCCGGCTTCGTCGAGTCTATGGCAAGGGTGTTGCAGCAGCTAGCAGAGGATTTGCCACCCAATTTAGCGGTGTTGGTGGGTACGGTAGACCCAAATCCGGAGGCGCACGCCGCTGGAGGTAAACCGTTATTTAATAGTATTGCCTGCTTAGAACAGGGCAAAATACAGCAAATTTTTCACAAGCGACTGTTGCCCAGCTACGATGTTTTTGACGAATATCGATATTTTGAACCGGGACTTCAGCCAAATTCTTTTACGATCGATAATCTCCGCATTGGCGTCACAATCTGCGAAGATTTGTGGAACGATGAGGAATTTTGGGGAAAGCGTAGCTATGCAGTGAATCCGATTGCTGACTTAGCTCAATTGGGTGTAGATTTGGTGGTGAATTTGTCAGCTTCTCCCTACAGTGTTGGCAAGCATCACTTGCGAGAAGCAATGTTGCGTCATAGTACTGTCCGTTACCGCCAACCAAGCATTTACATCAATCAGGTTGGAGGAAATGATGACTTAATTTTTGATGGTAGCAGTTTCGCTTTGAATCACGCCGGGGAAGTGGTGTGTCGTGCCCTTCGTTTTGAGACGGATTTGGTACTGCTGGAATTTGATGAGGAAAAGCGGGATTTAATCTCCCCCTCAGCAACCGGGGATAACGGGGGAGTCGCACCGCTTGCAGCTAGTGAAGACGAAGAAATTTGGGCGGCGTTGGTGTTGGGAGTGAGAGACTATGCCCGCAAGTGTGGCTTTTCCAAAGTTACGCTTGGCTTGAGTGGTGGAGTGGATTCGGCGTTGGTAGCAGCGATCGCATCCGCCGCTTTAGGGGCAGAAAATGTATTCGGCGTCCTTATGCCTTCGCCCTACAGTTCCGATCATTCTGTCGAAGATGCGCTGAAATTAGCCCAAAAGCTGGGGATTGCTACTCAAACCCTAGCGATTGGGCAACTGATGCAGGGTTACGACCAAACTTTAGAACATCTGTTTGCTGGAACGTCGTTCGGGCTTGCGGAAGAGAATATTCAATCGCGGATTCGGGGCAATTTATTGATGGCGATCGCGAACAAGTTTGGCTATCTCCTCCTTTCTACGGGCAACAAGTCTGAAATGGCGGTCGGTTACTGTACGCTTTATGGCGATATGAATGGGGGATTAGCGGTGATTGCTGATGTGCCCAAAACTCGCGTCTATTCTCTGTGTAATTGGCTGAATCGCAACGGTGAAATTATTCCTACAAATATTCTCACGAAACCGCCAAGTGCCGAACTAAAACCCGGTCAAGTCGATCAAGATTCTCTGCCCTCTTATGACATTTTGGATGATATTTTGCAGCGGTTAATTCACGAACATCAGTCAACCGCTCAAATTATCGATGCTGGTCACGATCCAGTCGTTGTCAATAAAGTGATGCAGTTAGTGGCGCGTGCCGAATTTAAGCGGCGGCAAGCACCGCCTGGACTGAAAATTACCGATCGGGCTTTTGGCACCGGCTGGCGAATGCCGATTGCGAGTCGTTGGAGTGCGATCGCATAA
- a CDS encoding isochorismate lyase, protein MKQTKDCSNIEEIRQEIDKIDRQIIAVFGKRFEYVKAAAKFKTDETSVKAPERVKSMLQQRRLWAEEQGLNPDVIEKLYQDLVNYFMDEELKHWQSKS, encoded by the coding sequence ATGAAACAAACCAAAGATTGTTCAAATATTGAAGAAATTCGTCAGGAGATTGATAAAATTGACCGCCAAATTATCGCAGTTTTTGGTAAACGATTTGAATATGTAAAAGCGGCGGCAAAGTTTAAAACAGACGAAACCAGCGTGAAAGCTCCAGAAAGGGTTAAGTCGATGTTGCAGCAAAGACGCCTTTGGGCTGAAGAACAAGGCTTAAATCCAGATGTAATTGAAAAGCTATATCAAGATTTGGTTAATTATTTTATGGATGAAGAATTAAAACATTGGCAATCTAAATCCTAA
- a CDS encoding NUDIX domain-containing protein — MRGRSSKKIGYSVKKPALADFKVGVDNVIFSVDTAQNRLLVLLVMRQDEPFSDRWSLPGTLVRQGESLEDAAYRILAEKIRVKNLYLEQLYTFGGPGRDPRECEESYGVRYLSVSYFALVRFEEAELIADGVSGIAWYPLEQVPQLAFDHHKILEYGHRRLRNKLEYSPVAFEVLPELFTLSDLYQLYTTVLGENFSDYSNFRARLLKLGFLYDTKVKVSRGAGRPASLYRFDAEAFAPFKDKPLVFI; from the coding sequence ATGCGAGGACGCAGCTCGAAAAAGATAGGTTATTCGGTAAAAAAACCGGCATTAGCGGATTTTAAAGTCGGAGTCGATAACGTGATTTTCTCAGTCGATACGGCGCAAAACCGACTATTAGTTTTGTTAGTAATGCGGCAGGACGAACCTTTTTCCGATCGGTGGAGTTTACCCGGTACTTTAGTGCGGCAAGGGGAATCTTTAGAAGATGCCGCCTATCGGATTTTGGCTGAAAAGATTCGCGTGAAAAATCTGTACCTAGAGCAGTTATACACCTTTGGCGGGCCTGGAAGAGATCCGAGAGAATGCGAAGAAAGTTACGGGGTTCGTTATCTTTCGGTCAGTTATTTTGCTTTGGTACGGTTTGAAGAAGCGGAATTAATTGCCGATGGGGTTAGTGGAATTGCCTGGTATCCTTTAGAGCAAGTGCCACAATTAGCCTTTGACCATCATAAAATCTTAGAGTATGGTCATCGGCGTCTGCGAAATAAATTGGAATATAGCCCAGTCGCCTTTGAAGTGTTGCCGGAGTTGTTTACTTTGAGTGACTTGTATCAACTTTACACGACCGTTTTAGGTGAAAATTTCTCGGATTATTCTAATTTTCGCGCCCGACTCTTGAAGCTGGGTTTTCTTTACGATACCAAAGTCAAAGTCTCGCGAGGGGCGGGGCGTCCGGCGAGTTTGTATCGATTTGATGCTGAAGCGTTTGCTCCGTTTAAGGATAAACCGTTGGTATTTATTTAA
- a CDS encoding nicotinate-nucleotide adenylyltransferase has translation MRIALFGTSADPPTSGHQAILKWLSQHYDWVAVWASNNPFKSHQTPLEHRSTMLRLLIEEIHPSCHNIGLYPEFSSPRTLETVQKARQCWGMSADFTVVIGSDLVNQMPRWYRVEDLLQQVHLLVVPRPGYAIDDSDLEALRQLGAQIAIADIKPPAVSSTAYRENGNRQALTTTVEDYIHRERLYECEDAARKR, from the coding sequence ATGAGAATTGCTTTGTTTGGTACGAGTGCTGACCCGCCAACTTCTGGGCATCAAGCGATTTTGAAATGGCTGTCGCAACACTATGATTGGGTGGCGGTTTGGGCTTCAAATAATCCGTTTAAATCGCATCAAACGCCGCTAGAACATCGCTCAACAATGCTACGGTTGCTGATTGAGGAAATTCATCCGAGTTGCCACAATATTGGGCTGTATCCGGAATTCAGTAGCCCTAGAACTCTGGAGACGGTGCAGAAGGCTAGGCAATGCTGGGGGATGTCGGCAGATTTTACCGTCGTCATTGGTTCGGATTTAGTAAACCAGATGCCGCGTTGGTATAGAGTTGAAGATTTATTGCAGCAAGTGCATCTACTTGTGGTGCCTAGACCAGGATATGCGATAGATGACTCTGATTTGGAAGCGCTGAGGCAACTAGGGGCGCAGATTGCGATCGCTGACATCAAACCACCGGCGGTTTCTTCCACAGCTTATCGTGAGAATGGCAACAGACAAGCCTTGACGACGACCGTTGAGGACTATATTCATAGAGAACGTTTATACGAATGCGAGGACGCAGCTCGAAAAAGATAG